A window of Cyanobacterium sp. T60_A2020_053 genomic DNA:
CCGTATTTTCGATAGCAATACCGAAAAATACCGACCAATAACCATATTGGTGCGCCAATTCTTTAATATTTTCTAATGATAAAAATTCCATAAAATAATTGATAATGGACAATAAATAATACAAAACTGATGGAAAAGTCCTGACACCATTATAGATAGGTGTCGATGAAAAAGTATTGTCCAGAGGATAATAGACTATTATGAGGCTTTATCATCCTATAGTAGCACCTACTATTTTGTGTTTTTGTCTAAACAGTATTGTTTTTCCAGATACCATACAGTAGTTATGACAGATTAATAAAAAATTATCTCTTCAACAGTTAAAATTAAATCTCTGCCAGAAACTTTAAATACACACTTCTTTTGATAAGTGATCATCCGAACTTGATATTATTTATTGCCAACTCGACCACTTCTTCCCCCATGCAAACAAGGATTCTATCTCAATTTAAAAATAGGCAATAAAAAAGCCACTGAGGGCTTGTTATTAAATAACAAACTTTTTAACACTCAGTGACTCATCGTTTTCTCAATAAATTTCAGAACAAGGAGTTTAAACTCCTTATTTCTAAACTTTATAAAATTAGAGAATAGATTTAGCAGTAGCTACCACGTTATCAACAGTAAAACCAAATTGTTCCATAATTACACCACCGGGCGCTGACGCACCAAAAGTATCAACACCGATAGTTTTACCTTCACTACCAACATATTTTTCCCAACCCCAAGTTACACCAGCTTCCACAGAAACACGCTTGGTGATTGCTTTGGGTAATACAGACTCTTTATACTCGTCACTTTGTAAGTCGAATAAATCTAAACAAGGCATGGAAACCACCCGCACTTTTTTACCTTCCGCTTTCAACTTTTCTGCCGCTTCTACGCAAAGATTAACTTCGCTACCAGTACCAATCAAGATTAAATCTAACTCATCAGGGGCAAAACCACAGGAAAGCACATAACCACCTTTTGCCACTGCGTCAATGCTAGAACCAGCTAAATTAGGTAAACCTTGACGGGTTAAAGCCATGACAGAAGATTTTTTCTTGGTTTCAATGGCAACCTTATAAGCGCCCGAAGTCTCATTACCATCTGCGGGGCGGAATACCATTAAATCAGGGATAAGACGTAAAGACATCACCTGTTCGACAGGTTGGTGAGTAGGGCCATCTTCCCCTAAAGCGATAGAATCATGAGTCATTACCCAAATTACTTGCGCTTCAGATAAAGCCGATAAACGGATAGAATTTCTCATGTAATCAGTGAAGATTAAGAAAGTCGCACCATAAGGAATTAAACCAGTGTTATGTAAAGAAATAGCGTTACAAATAGCGCCCATGGCGTGTTCACGAACCCCGAAATGCACGTTACGATTTTCATAAGCGCCCTTCTGGAAATCCCCAGAAACCTCGATTTGAGTTAAATTAGAGTGGGTTAAGTCTGCTGAACCACCGATTAACTGAGGTAAAACTTTGGCAATGGCATTTAAACAATGTTCAGAATGCTTACGACTAGCTAAGGGTTTATCTTCGGGGGTGTAGGTAGGGAGACAATCTGCCCAGTTTTCGGGCAATTTACCGGAGGTGATTTGTTCAAACTCGGTTGCTTCGGTGGGATACTTAGTTTTGTAGGTGGCTAAAGTTTGATTCCATTCCGCTTCTAAACTAGCGCCCTTCGCCACAGCCTTTCTAAAGTGGTTATAAACTTCATCAGGCACAACGAAAGGATCATAATTCCAACCTAATTCTTTACGGGTAGCAGCCACTTCATCAGCGCCCAGCGCCGCACCGTGCACTCCAGCAGTACCACTCTTTTTGGGTGAACCATAACCGATGGTGGTGGTTACTTTAATCATAGTGGGTTTATCGGTGACGGATTTAGCTTCGGCGATGGCTTTAGCAATAGCCTCTAAATCAGTGTTACCATCTTCAACGTGGAGAACGTGCCAACCGTAAGCCTCGAAACGCTTAGAAACATCTTCGGTGAAAGCAATATCAGTAGAACCATCGATGGAGATGTGGTTATCATCATAGAGGGCGATTAATTTACCTAAACCCCAGTGACCAGCAAGGGATGCAGCTTCACCAGAAATACCTTCCATGTTGCAACCATCACCCAAAATTACATAGGTGTAATGATCGATTAAGGTACAGTCTGGCTTGTTATATTTAGCGGCGAGGTGCGCTTCGGCTAAAGCTAAACCCACACCATTGGCGATACCTTGACCAAGAGGACCAGTAGTCACTTCTACCCCAGCCGTCATAAAGTTTTCAGGGTGTCCGGGAGTTCTGGATTTCCACTGACGGAATTGTTTAATATCCTCAATAGTAACGCTATCATAACCATAGAGATGTAATAGGGAATACTGAAGCATAGAACCATGACCAGCAGAAAGCACGAAGCGATCACGGTTAATCCATTGGGGATTTTTGGGGTTAAACTTCATAAACTGATCCCATAAAACGAAAGCCATGGGCGCTGCACCCATGGGTAAGCCAGGGTGACCAGATTTAGCTTTTTCGACTCCATCGATGGAGAGGAAACGAATTGCATTAACGCAAAGTTCTTGCAGAGATTGAGTTGTAGCTACCATAATGTAATATTTTTTTTAGTGATTCTACTTTAACTTTTAAATTGTTAGGGAATTTACCGATTATCTTCTCATTGTTTTGTATGGATCGCAAGTATTTTCAGATCATCCTTATTTTTTCTGGTATCTTTATAACTACAAAAAATACAAGCGTAGTAAATCAGTTAATTACGATTACGCCAATACCAACGGTAAACACTGGTAACAAACCATTGCACATTAGATGGTAAATAAAATTCAGTCCCCATGAAGCTATAAGGTAATTTGCCATGAATCATATATTTATTGGTGATATTGAATTGCGAAGGTACTACCATACTGTATTTTTTCAAATTAGAAGCGCAGTTTTCTGTCAATTCGCCACGATGGGTACTTTCTCCCAATACCACTAAATTATTTTCAGGTACATATAGTTTTTCTCCTTTCAGTTTATGCTTAGGGAAAGAGTCCATTTCTTTTGCTCTAAAATCATGGTCTGGAAAACTAGCAAAGATTCTCCTAATATATTTTACTCTTGCAAATTGCGGTTCCCACACTTGTTCTCCGCCGACTGTATCCCCATCAGAAAAAACTAATTCTTTTAACGTTAATTTTTCATTAACAATAATATCCCCATCTTTTTTTAAGAATTTATCAGCCGTATAAGAAGTATTCATGCGCTTTATTCTAATAGAAATTATGTCTTTGTCATCAAGTTTTTTGACGCATTCATATAAAGAATTAACTTCAGGTAATCTAATTTTTACTAAATATCGATCATCCATACACCAATATATCCACTCGTCATCATCAAGATCATCTAACAGTTTTAACACTGTGGGTTTAATGGGTGATTCGCTCTGAATTAATTCGATTTTATCGCCATAATTTTCTAGTAAAAAATCTGGTTTTTGTGAAGTATAAGGCACTCGAAAAGTAAAAGGGTTGTTTTTCCATAGTTTTTGATAGGTAAAAATAGTATGATTGGCTATTTGTAAATATTTATCACAAGTGAGAACAATGGCTTTCATAATGACTAAGATTATTTCTGATTGTACTAAGATAATATACAATATCAGGGGTAATCATAGCTCTAAAGTAAAGAAACCATGAATAAAGTAAAATCTATTATTGAGCGATAT
This region includes:
- the tkt gene encoding transketolase: MVATTQSLQELCVNAIRFLSIDGVEKAKSGHPGLPMGAAPMAFVLWDQFMKFNPKNPQWINRDRFVLSAGHGSMLQYSLLHLYGYDSVTIEDIKQFRQWKSRTPGHPENFMTAGVEVTTGPLGQGIANGVGLALAEAHLAAKYNKPDCTLIDHYTYVILGDGCNMEGISGEAASLAGHWGLGKLIALYDDNHISIDGSTDIAFTEDVSKRFEAYGWHVLHVEDGNTDLEAIAKAIAEAKSVTDKPTMIKVTTTIGYGSPKKSGTAGVHGAALGADEVAATRKELGWNYDPFVVPDEVYNHFRKAVAKGASLEAEWNQTLATYKTKYPTEATEFEQITSGKLPENWADCLPTYTPEDKPLASRKHSEHCLNAIAKVLPQLIGGSADLTHSNLTQIEVSGDFQKGAYENRNVHFGVREHAMGAICNAISLHNTGLIPYGATFLIFTDYMRNSIRLSALSEAQVIWVMTHDSIALGEDGPTHQPVEQVMSLRLIPDLMVFRPADGNETSGAYKVAIETKKKSSVMALTRQGLPNLAGSSIDAVAKGGYVLSCGFAPDELDLILIGTGSEVNLCVEAAEKLKAEGKKVRVVSMPCLDLFDLQSDEYKESVLPKAITKRVSVEAGVTWGWEKYVGSEGKTIGVDTFGASAPGGVIMEQFGFTVDNVVATAKSIL